The Cucurbita pepo subsp. pepo cultivar mu-cu-16 unplaced genomic scaffold, ASM280686v2 Cp4.1_scaffold001078, whole genome shotgun sequence genome contains the following window.
aaacttattttaataacCAATAAAGATAACACCTCAtgtaacatattttttttctttttaatacatGCAAATTTcatgataatatattttattaaaaaaagttttcttTAAAGGTTTATAATATCGAAAGAggtattaaaaatttatttttaaatgtgtgctaaaataattgtattaaataatgaGAGGGAGATGGGTGAGGCATTGAAAAGTGTGCCACATCATCTATTAAATAACAAtgtagctttttttttttcaatttgggtCGGTATTATATAGCTTAATAATGCACtcttttgtttaatatatctatctatattaTATAACTTAATAATGCTAGCATATCAATTTAATcgtaacataattaaaattgtggaaatattcataaatacaATCCAAGAGGATTTTAATGTGTAATAGTTGCACGTCCTTGtgttatgttttaatttgtaCATTAGTTGTATTTAAACatgtaaattatataaaaaaaaaaacttcaaacccAGCGTTTACATAGCAGGGCATGGCCCTCTGCTTCTAAAACGTGTCGGGATTATTACTCGACTTGACAATAAGAAATGACAAAATGTATAATGTGtatggaaacaaaaaatacaaatatttattatttaatttataatttattttccactTTCACTCCacgataataaatatatatttataattttctccCTTTCTTGGAGACGATTTGCGTAAGCATTGGATTGAAAGTTTGTTGACCAAAAAGCTTAGGATTTAGAGTGAAAGTATTATTTCTTGTCTAtggttattattttcttaaaccaGAACATGTTCATTGCTTAATAAAATCAACTATGCATATTTCTAATTTGTGTCCAagatttttgtattttgtgtgactaataaatcttatttaagATAGGAGAAAATCACATGGAAAAAATAAGAGATTGATATAATATGACTAATGatacttttatattattggaTATAGAAACgacattgaaatttttttcccAATAGTTctaattggaaagaaaatattccAAATTCATTAACTTATGTTGCAATTCAGACACGTCGATACTTGGAGTATGGTTGGAATCAACAAGAGTTTGGCATTCGATGGTGTGAATGAAGCTGTCATTTACTTTGGTGGAAATGTAGCTAAGGATTTCGAGCCCTTCGGTGGCTAAATCTCGAAGAATGTTGGAAACAGGGAGGTTGTGTTGGGTGGCAGTGTTTAAAACAACTTGAACTCCTCCCGATTCGTTTCTGGCCCTCACCAACACCGACTCCCTTTTAGAGGAATCAAGGGTCTCCACCATGGTAGCCACTGGATTTTTGTCAGACACCCTTTTCAGCTCATCTCTTTTATTAGACAAATCTTGAATCCTGCTCTGCATATGTCGAATGTACTTCACCGCTTCCAGCATATGGTCACATATTGACCGTTTTCCCTATAGAAAAGGCAATGTTAATTTGTGGGTTGGGGCGGGGGAGGAGAAACAAAGGTAGAATAATGAGATAAGGTGGGCGTGTTTACCTTGAGATATTCATGAGGGAGAAGTGAGCGAAGAGTGGCGTAAAGAGAAGCCATATCTTGCCTTCTCTGCCGCTCCACATCTCTGTGcataatcttcttctttttgtgttcGTTGGGGTTCATATCGCCAATATCATCGGAACTGTTGGCCGGTGGGTTTTTCCGGCGGccatttttgggcttttgaGTACCACTTTTATTGTTGTCCAAGGGAGAGATGGAGGGAAACTGAGGAACAGGAATATCTATGCAGGAAAGTGAAGGGAGAGGGAACAGTTCTTCTCCCAAGTCGTAAGAAAATGGGGAT
Protein-coding sequences here:
- the LOC111786141 gene encoding transcription factor bHLH118-like, yielding MNDNVGSPFSYDLGEELFPLPSLSCIDIPVPQFPSISPLDNNKSGTQKPKNGRRKNPPANSSDDIGDMNPNEHKKKKIMHRDVERQRRQDMASLYATLRSLLPHEYLKGKRSICDHMLEAVKYIRHMQSRIQDLSNKRDELKRVSDKNPVATMVETLDSSKRESVLVRARNESGGVQVVLNTATQHNLPVSNILRDLATEGLEILSYISTKVNDSFIHTIECQTLVDSNHTPSIDVSELQHKLMNLEYFLSN